One window of Rissa tridactyla isolate bRisTri1 chromosome 12, bRisTri1.patW.cur.20221130, whole genome shotgun sequence genomic DNA carries:
- the CCN5 gene encoding CCN family member 5 — MRLQLEKQLLFLSLLCILSKVCAQLCRRPCYCPWVPPRCPRGSPLVLDGCGCCKICARRLGEPCDFLHVCDQSQGLVCDYSAAPAGTGATCNFEDSEEGCEVNGRVYRDGEVFQPSCKLQCRCLDGGFTCVPLCQEDVRLPTPDCPYPRRVEVPGKCCPEWICEARDQHLLQDAAAAPRAVSPPLPYPCQEWGTEWSACSATCGVGFSTRVSNQNRYCRLETQRRLCMARPCPALPAASPARGRGGRL; from the exons ATGAGGCTccagctggagaagcagctcctcttcctctccctcctctgcatCCTCTCCAAG GTGTGTGCCCAGCTGTGCCGGAGACCATGCTACTGCCCCTGGGTGCCACCCCGCTGCCCCCGCGGGTCCCCCCTGGTCCTGGATGGCTGCGGCTGCTGTAAGATCTGCGCCCGGCGCCTGGGAGAGCCCTGCGACTTCCTCCACGTCTGTGACCAGAGCCAGGGCCTCGTCTGCGACTACAGCGCGGCGCCCGCGGGGACAGGAGCCACCTGCAACT TTGAAGACAGCGAGGAGGGCTGCGAGGTGAATGGCCGGGTCTATCGCGATGGGGAGGTTTTCCAGCCCAGCTGCAAACTCCAGTGCCGCTGCCTGGACGGGGGCTTCACCTGCGTCCCGCTCTGCCAGGAGGACGTCCGGCTGCCCACCCCGGACTGCCCCTACCCACGGCGCGTGGAGGTCCCCGGGAAGTGCTGCCCTGAGTGGATCTGTGAAGCCCGGGACCAGCACCTCCTCCAGGATGCTGCGGCAG CCCCCAGGGCAGTGTCCCCACCGCTGCCATACCCCTGCCAGGAGTGGGGCACGGAGTGGAGCGCCTGCTCGGCCACCTGCGGCGTGGGCTTTTCTACCCGCGTCTCCAACCAGAACCGCTACTGCAGGCTGGAGACCCAGAGGCGGCTCTGCATGGCCAgaccctgcccggccctgccGGCAGCATCCCCGGCG aggggaagaggaggtCGTTTGTAG
- the LOC128916545 gene encoding P2Y purinoceptor 1-like, producing the protein MATEALSRWPGNASRALCPVDAAFAQRFLPAVYLMVIPLGLAGNGLGLWHLCTGPRRGTRHPLGLLVGNLGMADLLYVSTLPFLVSYYLRGRAWLFGHSWCRITRGLFHLNLYASIGFLTCISVHRYLGIVHPLKARGRYQGATSSAWLSVMVWLWVIAQVAPDFAFSKMDDTGTRCHDTTEHENLGVYLPYNAAITMTGFVIPFLIIIGCYCHVVVVLCRNDTMDLSLRRRSIRLVILVMVLFSICFLPYHIFRNLNLLSRGWQLQGSCTQALKNIYISYQVTRGLASFNSALNPLIYVMTSEDCMSRMRTIRQRASQSLGFNSIRKTSCQTDEKKMTIILCEEEASDEL; encoded by the coding sequence ATGGCCACCGAGGCTCTCAGCCGGTGGCCCGGCAATGCCAGCAGGGCCCTGTGCCCTGTGGACGCCGCCTTCGCCCAGCGCTTCTTGCCCGCTGTGTACCTGATGGTGAtccccctggggctggcagggaacgggctggggctgtggcacctctgCACGGGGCCTCGGCGCGGCACCCGCCATCCCCTCGGCCTGCTGGTGGGCAACCTGGGCATGGCCGACCTGCTGTACGTCAGCACGCTGCCCTTCCTCGTCAGCTACTACCTGCGGGGCAGAGCGTGGCTCTTCGGGCACAGCTGGTGCCGGATCACCCGGGGCCTCTTCCACCTCAACCTCTACGCCAGCATCGGTTTcctcacctgcatcagcgtccaCCGCTACCTGGGCATCGTGCACCCGCTGAAGGCGCGGGGCAGGTACCAGGGGGCAACCTCTTCTGCCTGGCTCAGCGTGATGGTCTGGCTGTGGGTCATCGCACAGGTAGCTCCAGATTTTGCCTTCAGCAAGATGGACGACACGGGGACGCGGTGCCATGACACGACGGAGCATGAGAACTTGGGCGTTTACTTACCGTACAACGCGGCCATCACCATGACTGGGTTCGTCATCCCGTTCCTCATCATCATCGGATGCTACTGCCATGTGGTGGTGGTGCTCTGCAGGAACGACACCATGGACCTCAGCCTTAGAAGAAGAAGCATCAGACTGGTGATTCTCGTGATGGTCCTCTTCTCCATCTGCTTCCTCCCCTACCACATCTTCAGAAACCTCAACTTGTTGTCTCGAGGCTGGCAGCTGCAAGGATCCTGCACGCAGGCTTTAAAGAACATCTACATTTCTTACCAGGTGACCCGGGGCCTGGCCAGCTTCAACAGTGCCCTCAACCCCCTGATCTACGTGATGACCAGTGAAGACTGCATGTCACGTATGAGGACCATCCGCCAAAGAGCCAGCCAGTCCCTGGGGTTCAACTCCATCAGGAAAACTTCTTGCCAGACGGATGAGAAGAAGATGACCATCATTCTTTGTGAGGAGGAAGCTTCTGATGAGCTCTGA